Proteins from one Hypanus sabinus isolate sHypSab1 chromosome X2, sHypSab1.hap1, whole genome shotgun sequence genomic window:
- the LOC132385193 gene encoding mth938 domain-containing protein-like translates to MTSPPIASLRWGEMKVEGSDTLYKDCKVWPGGNRTWDWRETGTRHRPGVQPADLDEIVNKGIQTLVIGRGMEEALQVPEETLDFIRSKGIDAFALQTEKAVAQYNKLVKEGVAVGGIFHSTC, encoded by the exons ATGACTTCACCCCCTATTGCATCATTAAGATGGGGAGAAATGAAGGTAGAGGGCAGTGACACTTTATACAAGGATTGTAAAGTCTGGCCAGGAGGAAATCGAACATGGGACTGGCGAGAGACAGGAACCCGG CATAGACCTGGagttcaaccagctgatcttgATGAAATTGTAAATAAAGGTATCCAGACTCTTGTTATTGGAAGGGGGATGGAGGAAGCATTGCAA GTGCCTGAAGAGACACTGGATTTCATCAGAAGTAAGGGCATTGATGCTTTCGCTCTACAAACAGAGAAAGCTGTAGCACAGTATAACAAACTGGTGAAAGAAGGGGTTGCTGTTGGAGGGATCTTCCATTCAACCTGTTGA